The following proteins are encoded in a genomic region of Bradyrhizobium sp. SK17:
- a CDS encoding DUF1330 domain-containing protein produces the protein MPKAYWIVHVTVHDEVRYRDYLAAAMPVFEKYGAYFVVRNGLYEVMEGATRQRNFVIEFKNRAVAMECYTSPEYQAAKAIRQQYSEGDFVIIDGAE, from the coding sequence ATGCCGAAAGCCTACTGGATCGTGCACGTCACGGTTCACGACGAAGTGCGCTATCGCGACTATCTCGCCGCGGCGATGCCGGTGTTCGAGAAATACGGTGCCTATTTCGTCGTGCGCAATGGCCTGTATGAGGTGATGGAGGGCGCGACCCGCCAGCGCAACTTCGTCATCGAGTTCAAGAACCGCGCCGTCGCAATGGAGTGCTACACCTCCCCCGAATACCAGGCCGCCAAGGCGATCCGGCAGCAATATTCGGAAGGCGATTTCGTGATCATCGATGGCGCGGAGTAG